The following proteins are co-located in the Prionailurus viverrinus isolate Anna chromosome A1, UM_Priviv_1.0, whole genome shotgun sequence genome:
- the LOC125163979 gene encoding olfactory receptor 14K1-like produces the protein MANHSAVMEFFLMEVSATRELQIIHGFLFLLIYLVTLMGNLLIFVLTTLDQYLHTPMYFFLKNLSLFDACLISITVPKCIMNTLCHENTISFSGCILQVLLVIHFAGSELFILTAMSYDRYVAICHPLHYNIIMNRRVCMGMTVTSWILGSIFGVLYSSGTFSLSFCGSRNLPQFFCDVPSLLKVSCSKTHITIDISEAIGVMYALFCLVSIGFSYICIFNRVLRIPSSQRWSKTFSTCTPHLIVVTTFIVTGTMAYLKPVPDSPHLVDFLVSVFYSVLPPSLNPIIYSLRNKEIKESLRKFLWKVSHYRFYGEKQ, from the coding sequence ATGGCCAACCACTCAGCAGTGATGGAATTCTTCCTCATGGAAGTCTCTGCCACCAGGGAGCTCCAGATTATACATggctttctgtttttgcttatttacttGGTAACTCTTATGGGAAATCTTCTCATTTTTGTCCTAACCACTCTGGATCAGTATCTTCATactcccatgtacttcttcctgaaGAACTTATCACTTTTTGATGCCTGCCTTATTTCAATTACAGTTCCAAAATGTATTATGAACACTTTATGCCATGAGAATACCATTTCTTTCTCAGGATGCATATTACAAGTGTTGTTGGTGATTCACTTTGCTGGGTCTGAGCTTTTCATTCTAACAGCCATGtcctatgaccgctatgtggccatctgtcatCCATTGCACTATAATATCATCATGAACAGGAGAGTCTGTATGGGGATGACAGTCACCTCCTGGATTCTTGGGAGTATCTTTGGGGTCTTATACTCATCTGGcactttctctttatctttttgtgGCTCTAGAAATCTTCCTCAGTTTTTCTGTGATGTCCCCTCCCTACTGAAGGTATCTTGCTCAAAGACTCATATCACCATTGATATTAGTGAGGCAATTGGGGTTATGTATGCACTTTTCTGTTTGGTGTCCATtggattttcatatatttgcattttcaatAGAGTGTTGAGAATACCATCATCACAAAGGTGGTCAAAAACCTTTTCCACTTGTACCCCCCATCTCATAGTTGTAACAACATTTATTGTAACAGGTACCATGGCCTATCTAAAGCCAGTCCCTGATTCCCCACATCTTGTGGATTTCTTGGTGTCTGTATTCTATTCTGTATTGCCTCCATCTTTGAACCCCATCATCTACAGCCTAAGGAACAAGGAAATTAAGGAATCTCTGAGGAAGTTTCTGTGGAAAGTAAGTCATTATAGATTCTATGGAGAAAAACAATAG